A single genomic interval of Gouania willdenowi chromosome 10, fGouWil2.1, whole genome shotgun sequence harbors:
- the tent5d gene encoding myosin tail region-interacting protein MTI1 — MCERKSSQRFHSLNTEQVEVLHQVLSEVVPIHGRGNFPTLELRPRDIIIAVRARLQKEGITVRDVRLNGSTASHVLIRDNGTSYKDLDIIFGVELPSQEEFQVIKESVLGCLLDCLPAGVNKERISCATMKDAYVQKMVKVFNEHDRWSLISLSNNSGKNLELKFVSALRRQFEFSVDSFQIILDRLLESYMQQSSLHKVNTAERKDQPAESQATAPQRESKCSGKDPVSEGAYTTQKQEGDEVNETEVSQISENSRLTINSPPEKKLRETIPEEIKEESEQKKIMSEIDQANLLSEKKQISQKVEPQAQTEHLKDVEDLDETKTQTNKSDIKPLFDVQKPAQSNQELSVETKNTENPDKLKDLTEQVEMPKTQSQTHGECLHLAGELQIAEQSNKTNESECYCGIDPKGKEEDESHGSAQSSSETKLQPIKEIKADLRSSQEEQGQAKYTTEHNKTTQMILALDPTHVTDTQDTECSCVTDSTHTFCNLHHTPDNNSNNTEHSNDSEKVHNTADTVSLLDTQDVLSTPLSLVTDKNTSAALTCKTSERLSHMVVLKHSSPKPPRRMCRKIAHNPNPSPVSNSELASCQDPGLCVSSELPSAMNTKSISPNAPNLFSKTLSGHELIPTNNLSTNLDYTSAPDPDPASDVMSISAVDDLSASPKETAFPYLISEDSSETSLKSLEEAASEEQSQSFPDEPGSVAVHSMPFDSGDTLTPCTNEFSTDTNGLVNTSEFQLGAKSVNTNDHNIQNMDLDPLDINQQEAGLISTSPSPCSTPPNPSPAPPTLSLSPACCSPSPQSLSPPPCLTPPTHCLSSPMLSTINPVSSFSSPPLSFSPTSSCLSSPPYLTPPMLSLSPPPLCLTPPSPSLSPPPLCLTPPVKSEIFVSQVSPDIEPLILNTDCDEQIKECSPQAAVSFLPTNDKEHNFISTLPQVAKPASFPITIPNSNSCVLPYSQSEGSGESAPPKEDEASNSEPVIKNAPGVAAELCCPTQTCGLIPDVEVLAESMYGDFEAAMDHLRYRLIATRNPEEIRGGGLLKYSNLLVRDYRPASETQIKTLERYMCSRFFIDFPDVQEQQRKILSYLKNHFIGEERSKYQYLMTLRRVVDDSTVCLMGHERRQTLNMITVLALKVLGEQNIIPNTDQVTCFYQPAPYLAEHSTPYIAEPSYCSYYIPQGGSTLLYQPYPLHLHPQTGLV; from the exons ATGTGTGAAAGGAAATCCAGCCAGCGTTTTCACTCcctaaacactgagcaggtggaGGTCCTCCATCAAGTACTTTCAGAAGTTGTCCCCATCCACGGCCGTGGAAATTTCCCCACTCTGGAGCTGCGTCCCCGTGACATAATAATAGCTGTGCGTGCCAGGCTGCAAAAAGAGGGTATCACAGTTCGAGATGTTCGCCTGAATGGCTCCACAGCCAGCCACGTTCTCATCCGAGACAACGGCACAAGCTACAAGGACCTGGACATCATCTTTGGAGTAGAACTGCCCAGTCAGGAGGAATTTCAG GTGATCAAAGAGTCAGTGCTGGGCTGCTTGCTGGATTGTCTGCCAGCAGGTGTCAACAAGGAGCGCATCAGCTGTGCCACAATGAAAGATGCCTATGTCCAGAAAATGGTGAAAGTCTTCAACGAACATGACCGCTGGAGTCTCATCTCGCTCTCAAACAACAGCGGCAAAAACCTGGAGCTGAAATTTGTGAGCGCTTTGAGGCGGCAGTTTGAGTTTAGCGTAGACTCCTTTCAGATTATTCTGGACCGTCTTCTCGAGTCCTACATGCAACAGAGCTCACTGCACAAAGTCAATACTGCCGAGCGCAAAGACCAGCCAGCTGAAAGTCAGGCCACAGCTCCACAAAGAGAAAGCAAATGTTCAGGCAAAGATCCTGTCAGTGAAGGTGCTTACACTACTCAGAAACAGGAGGGAGATGAAGTGAATGAAACAGAAGTCTCACAGATATCAGAAAATTCAAGACTGACAATAAACTCCCCACCAGAGaaaaaactaagagaaacaaTACCTGAGGAAATTAAAGAAGAgtcagagcaaaaaaaaatcatgagtGAGATTGACCAGGCAAACCTTTTGTcagaaaagaaacaaatctcTCAGAAAGTTGAGCCACAAGCTCAGACTGAACATTTAAAAGACGTAGAAGACTTGGATGAAACCAAAACCCAGACtaacaaatcagatataaagcCGCTCTTTGATGTTCAAAAGCCAGCACAATCAAATCAGGAACTGTCTGTTGAGACTAAGAATACAGAAAACCCAGACAAACTGAAAGACCTTACAGAACAGGTAGAGATGCCTAAAACCCAGAGCCAAACCCACGGAGAATGTCTACACCTGGCCGGAGAACTTCAGATTGCAGAGcagtcaaataaaacaaatgaatctGAGTGTTATTGCGGAATAGATCCGAAAGGCAAAGAGGAAGATGAATCTCATGGTTCTGCTCAGTCATCTTCTGAAACGAAGTTACAGccaataaaagaaataaaggcaGACCTCAGGAGCAGTCAAGAGGAGCAAGGGCAGGCAAAATATACCACTGAACAcaataaaaccacacaaatgATTTTGGCATTAGATCCCACACATGTCACAGACACACAGGATACTGAATGTTCCTGTGTCACAGATTCCACACATACATTTTGCAACCTACATCACACACCAGATAACAACAGTAACAACACAGAACACAGCAACGACTCAGAAAAAGTGCATAACACAGCTGACACTGTCAGCCTTCTAGATACTCAGGATGTTTTATCCACACCACTTAGCCTTGTTACGGATAAAAATACCTCAGCTGCCCTGACATGTAAGACCTCAGAACGACTGTCCCACATGGTGGTGCTTAAACACTCATCTCCCAAACCCCCTCGAAGGATGTGCAGAAAGATAGCTCACAATCCAAACCCCAGCCCAGTGTCAAACAGTGAACTGGCTTCCTGTCAAGATCCAGGCCTTTGTGTCAGCAGTGAATTGCCCTCTGCCATGAACACAAAGTCTATATCTCCTAATGCTCCAAATCTCTTTAGCAAAACACTCTCTGGGCATGAACTCATTCCAACCAATAACCTGTCGACAAACCTTGATTATACCTCAgctcctgatcctgatcctgccTCAGATGTAATGTCCATATCAGCTGTGGATGACTTAAGTGCTTCACCTAAGGAGACAGCATTCCCTTATCTGATCTCAGAGGACTCTAGTGAAACAAGCCTGAAGAGCCTGGAAGAAGCAGCTTCGGAGGAGCAATCTCAGTCCTTCCCTGATGAACCTGGCTCTGTAGCTGTACATTCAATGCCCTTTGACTCAGGGGACACATTAACTCCATGCACTAATGAGTTCAGCACCGACACTAATGGACTTGTAAATACCTCAGAATTCCAGCTTGGTGCCAAATCCGTAAACACAAATGATCATAATATCCAAAATATGGACTTGGATCCATTAGACATCAATCAGCAAGAGGCAGGGCTTATTTCAACCTCTCCATCCCCATGTTCCACCCCTCCTAATCCCTCTCCCGCCCCTCCTACCCTCAGTCTTTCTCCCGCCTGCTGTAGTCCCTCTCCCCAAAGCCTAAGCCCACCCCCATGTCTAACTCCTCCGACTCACTGCCTTTCTTCTCCAATGTTAAGCACCATCAACCCTGTGTCAAGCTTTAGCTCTCCACCTCTTAGTTTCAGCCCTACCTCATCCTGCCTCAGTTCACCTCCTTACCTCACGCCTCCTATGCTCAGTCTGAGCCCTCCTCCACTCTGTCTCACTCCCCCTTCCCCTAGCCTCAGTCCTCCTCCTCTGTGTCTCACTCCCCCAGTAAAGTCAGAGATCTTTGTATCTCAGGTATCTCCTGACATAGAGCCTTTGATACTGAATACAGACTGTGATGAACAGATAAAAGAGTGCTCCCCTCAGGCGGCAGTTTCTTTTTTACCAACAAACGATAAAGAACACAATTTTATCTCAACATTACCTCAGGTTGCTAAGCCTGCCTCATTTCCAATCACAATCCCAAATTCTAACTCATGTGTACTGCCCTATTCCCAGTCTGAAGGCTCAGGGGAATCAGCTCCTCCTAAAGAGGATGAGGCTTCCAATTCTGAGCCTGTGATTAAAAACGCCCCTGGGGTGGCTGCAGAACTGTGCTGTCCTACCCAGACATGTGGTTTAATTCCTGATGTTGAGGTGTTGGCAGAGAGCATGTACGGTGACTTTGAGGCAGCGATGGATCACCTGCGCTACCGTCTGATCGCTACCAGGAACCCCGAAGAGATACGAGGTGGTGGCTTGCTGAAGTACAGCAACCTTTTGGTGCGAGACTACCGACCAGCCAGTGAGACTCAGATAAAAACACTAGAACGCTACATGTGCTCGCGCTTTTTCATTGACTTTCCTGATGTACAGGAGCAGCAAAGGAAGATTCTGTCCTACTTGAAGAACCATTTCATTGGCGAGGAAAGGAGCAAGTACCAGTATCTGATGACGCTTCGACGTGTGGTAGATGACAGCACAGTCTGTCTAATGGGGCATGAGAGACGGCAAACGCTAAATATGATCACAGTGTTGGCACTAAAAGTTCTCGGAGAACAAAATATTATACCCAACACAGACCAGGTGACATGCTTCTACCAACCTGCTCCATACCTTGCTGAGCACAGCACACCCTACATTGCAGAACCTAGTTACTGCAGTTACTACATACCACAAGGCGGCTCTACTTTGCTCTACCAACCGTATCCATTACACCTGCATCCGCAGACCGGACTAGTCTAA
- the hmgn6 gene encoding high mobility group nucleosome binding domain 6 → MPKRKGIEGAEKEEPQRRSARLSAKPVQPKQEPKVKKPAKKEKAVNDKKEDKKTKKAKENAEAEANEENHSENGEAKTNEVEDAPEEAKEEAKSE, encoded by the exons ATGCCCAAGAGAAAG GGAATAGAGGGAGCAGAAAAGGAGGAG cCCCAGAGGAGATCAGCCCGGTTATCGGCa AAACCGGTTCAGCCCAAGCAGGAACCAAAGGTCAAGAAGCCGGCAAAG AAAGAAAAGGCTGTGAATGATAAAAAGGAAGATAAGAAGACCAAGAAGGCAAAAGAGAACGCAGAGGCCGAGGCCAACGAGGAAAACCACTCTGAGAACGGAGAGGCCAAGACCAACGAG GTGGAGGATGCCCCCGAGGAGGCCAAGGAGGAGGCCAAGTCCGAGTAG